The genomic interval TCACATCCAGCTTATTAAGCTAAAATGGATCGTGATAAAGATGGATATGCTTGTGAAAGATAAAAACGTTATTGAATAGTGATTGGAAGCCAAAAAAAGCCCTTCTCATTCGAGAGGGGCTTTAAATGTTAGTTACATACAGACAGCAGCTAAGACCTTTTGAACATCATAAATGTTATTATCCTTTTTAAATTGCTTCGATATAGCTGGTGCTTGGGCTCCTGAAATCCATATCTTTAATTCTGCATCTAAATCAAAGTGTCCAGCAGTTTCTACACTAAAATGAGAAATACTTTTAAAAGGAATTGAATGGTATTCGATTTTTTTACCAGTAATCCCTTGCTTATCCACTAATATAAGACGCTTGTCTGTAAATACGATTAAATCTCGTACTAACTTAAATGCAACGTCTACTTCTTCACCATTGATTAAAAGTTGTTCTAGTTCTTTTTTTGCCTCATCTTTACTTATTGTGGATGCATTTCCTAGTAATCCATCTAAGAATCCCATTGTTTTCCTCCTAATAATTCAATATGTAAATAGTACCAGTTTTGGATAATGGTTGTAAATAAAGAGTGTTGAAAGTTTTATGTTAAATTCGTGAAGTTGAAGGGTTTAATCTCTCCGGTACTGAATTCTTGCAGAATACTTAGGGGCGAATTTATATATAAAGGACATGGTCAAAAGGTACACTATCACTACCTTGCCTTTCGTGTTAAAAGCAAATAATCCCTTACTTGTTTAAATAGGGGTCTATTTATTTTACATAATCAACCATATTGTTTATGATATAGGTAAAGTTCTTATGTCCCCCATGACATAACGTTCCGAAAAGCCCTTACTCGATGAGTAGGGGCTTGATTGTTGTTAAAATGAATATTCTACTTGCTGTTCTTCTGTAATGTTTTCGTAAGAGTCTGTATCGTATGTGCTACCCCAGACAAATTTGATTTTTGAAATATCAGCATCTTTAACAACAAAACCATCTGTATATTCTTTCGTGACTTTT from Peribacillus asahii carries:
- a CDS encoding PH domain-containing protein — its product is MGFLDGLLGNASTISKDEAKKELEQLLINGEEVDVAFKLVRDLIVFTDKRLILVDKQGITGKKIEYHSIPFKSISHFSVETAGHFDLDAELKIWISGAQAPAISKQFKKDNNIYDVQKVLAAVCM